TTTCCATTAAAGATAAGTATTTATTATTTTCTAATTTAATTATTCTATTTATTGCTTCTGAGAAGATATTATCAATGATAGCTTGTTTTTCCGCGAGAATATCTTTGTTCGCATTCAATTTAGCTTCTGTAATAATTTTTTTCTCTTTTAGTTCGGCTTCTTGGTTATATCTTTCCAAAATTTCTTTTTGAATGGAATCAATTTCTTTTTTAGCTAAGCTTTTTATATTTTCTATCTTTACTTTGGTATCTTTAAATATTTTTTCCTTTTCTTCTAAAGCATCTTGTAATATCTTCTCTTTTATTTCTTTTATTGACATAAGTAAAAATCTCCTCAGATATTAAAGAACAACTCCATTTAACAATAGTATAGAACCTAATAAGGATAGTACCGCATAAGTTTCTACCATTGCCGGCATTACCACTGCTTTTCCAGTTTCTTCCGGTCTACGAGCAATAAGTCCAATTGAGCCAGCAGAAGCCTTGCCCTGGTAAATTGCCGAGAAGAAACCGGCAATAGCAATAGGCAGACAGGAATTCAAAATTTGTAGTCCTTGATTAATAGTTAAAGTAGCAGGTGTGCCAGCAAAGATGCCTATTTTGGTTAAGACTAAAAATCCAACCAGTAATCCATAGATACCTTGTGTACCTGGCAGTGCCTGAAGTAAAAGTACTAAGCCAAACTTACTTGGATCCTCCGTCATGATCCCAGCACCACTTGTGCCAGCTATACCAACGCCAATTGCAGAACCAGAACCTGCTAATCCTATTGCCAAAGCTGCTCCTAAGTAGGCTAGAACAATACCATCTGTCATGAATCATATCCCCCTTTTATACTTTACATTTTTTTATCTTTATTCTTAATTTTATTTAGAATTATATTTAAATTATTAATCAAACGTCTTCTTCAACCTTAATGTATTTAGTTTTAAGAGCGAATGGCTTGAAAGGTGTTCCTCCTGCTTGATAAAATTTAGTAAA
This is a stretch of genomic DNA from Atribacterota bacterium. It encodes these proteins:
- a CDS encoding V-type ATP synthase subunit E, whose amino-acid sequence is MSIKEIKEKILQDALEEKEKIFKDTKVKIENIKSLAKKEIDSIQKEILERYNQEAELKEKKIITEAKLNANKDILAEKQAIIDNIFSEAINRIIKLENNKYLSLMEKFILENVEIGDETVYIGNQERQSINQEFIIKINKKLKAQGKKGELKLSEDRLPIKGGVVLGTGDIKKNASLEVILENIKDEIETQLNQFLFAKNEG
- a CDS encoding V-type ATP synthase subunit K; this translates as MTDGIVLAYLGAALAIGLAGSGSAIGVGIAGTSGAGIMTEDPSKFGLVLLLQALPGTQGIYGLLVGFLVLTKIGIFAGTPATLTINQGLQILNSCLPIAIAGFFSAIYQGKASAGSIGLIARRPEETGKAVVMPAMVETYAVLSLLGSILLLNGVVL